The genomic interval TTCCTCAATGCCTTCTGCTGTGTCGTGGTCTGTTAATGCTATTGCAGATAATCCTTTTTCTTTTGCAAGTTTAACAAGTTCATCAGGTTTAAAAGTCCCGTCTGATGCGGTTGAGTGCATGTGCAAATCTATAAGTTTTCTCATTTTTTCTCCCTATAGTTTGAAGATGTTTTCTTTGTTTATTCCGTCAAAGGCGTTTCTTGTGTCAAGGATAGCCTTGGAATTTTCCGCAATTTCCTTTAAATTAAATGCAGAGTGGTTGGTTATCATAATAGCAAGGTCAAACAATTCAAGGTTTTCAGGCTTTAACTCAACTGAAGAGTACATTTCCCCTTCAAAGTATAGTTTTGAGTGGAATGGGTCTGAATAATTTACTATTGCATTGTACGAGTTTAAAAGTTTTATTATGTCAAATGCCGGAGATTCTCTTAAATCGCTTACATCTTTTTTGTATGTTACCCCTAAAATAAGGATTTTTGCCCTGTTTAATGGTTTACCGAAATTGTTCAGTATCCTTATTGTTTTCTCAACCACAAACCTTGGCATATTTGCGTTTATGTCTGCAGCGAGTTCAATAAACCTGTTGTAAAAGCCGACTGTTTTCCCCTTCCATAATAGGTATTCAGGGTCTAATGGTATGCAATGGCCACCAATCCCCGGGCCAGGGTAAAACGGCATAAAACCATAGGGTTTTGTTGATGCAGCCTTTATTACATTCCATATATTTATTCCCATTCTGTCGCACATTAAGGTTAATTCGTTTACAAGGGCAATGTTCACAGCCCTGAATGTGTTTTCAAGCAATTTGGCCATCTCTGCCTCTTCAAGTGTGTCAACCTTTACAATTTTTTCAATTATTTTCTGGTAAAGAGTTGAGGCAGCTTTAAGGCAGTTTTCAGAGTATCCCCCTAAAATCTTTGGGGTGTTTTCTATTGAATAGTGTTTGTTTCCAGGGTCAACCCTTTCTGGGGAAAATGCAACAAATATCTCTTCCCCTGCCTTCATCCCCTTTTTTGTCAATTCTTCAACTATAAATTCCCTTGTTGTGCCTGGATAGGTTGTTGATTCAAGCACAATTAAAAATGGCTTTTGTTTTAAGTTTTTCAATATATTTTCAACTGCATGCTTAATGTATGATAAATCTGGGTTTTTTGATTTAGAAAGAGGCGTGGGTACAGTTATGCTTACCGCATCAAGTTTGGAGATTGCAGAGTAATTGGTTGAAACCTTGAATTGCCCGTTTGAAATGTATTTTTTTATGTCATCAGATGAAACATCCTGCACATAAGATATACCGTCGTTAAGCATTTCAACCTTAACTTCACTTATGTCAATCCCGTAAACCTTAAAGCCTTTTTTCAAGAAGGCAAGGGCAAGGGGAAGCCCAACATAACCCAACCCTATAACTCCTATTTTTAAACTTTTGTCTTCAATTTTTTTTAGAAATTCGTTTATCATTTTTTATCTCCAAATAATGCAAATTCAATATCTTTTTTTCCCTTGAACCTATTAATTATAACCTGCAAATGCTCAGGCAGGCAATCCTTTTCCCTATTAAGCATGTGGTAAAACTCTTCTCTTGTTATTAAGTTTTCTTCCCTTTTAAAAAAAGAAGATATAAATTCACTCCATTTATTAAGAAGAAATACAGCGGGTTTTAATAAAACTGATAAGAATTTTATAATCCTTGATATTGCAAGGGAAATTGGGGTTGCAAACTTTGAGTACAATGTTTTAGGGATAATTTCTCCGAAAGTTAGCATTATTGGTATTATGAAGAAAATACCTGTGTTTTTATACTCTGGTATATGTTGCAAAATAAACATAGTGCCTGAAAAGGATGCTGTTGCGGCAGAAAGGTTTGTTCCAATAAGGCACACTGTTAGAAAATTTATTGGGTTTTCTTTCAATTTTAGTACCAATTTTGCACTTTTGTTGCCACTTAATGCAAGGTTTAAAAGTTTTCCATTGTCTGAGGAGACTATTGCAATCTCGCTTCCTGAGAAAAAGCCTTCAAAAATAATGGCTATTACGAAAATTATTAACTCAGTCATGGAGTTTTTCCACCTTTAATTTGTGTATAAAATTGTTTTTTATTTCCAGCACCTTAAATCTGAACTTATTATCTGAAATCTCTTCCCCTTCTTCTGGCAACCTTCCAAAAAGGTTAAAAACATAGCCGTTTATTGTTTTAAACCTGTTTTGATTTAGCCTTGTGTCAAAGTGGTATTCAAAAAGTGAAACAGGCATTTCACCGTTTATAGTATTTTCTTCATACAGATAGTTTTTTATCCCTGTATATGTAAAGTAATTGATTAAATTTTTTCTTGTAATTACTCCTGATATGCTTCCTGACTCATCAATTGTTAGAATATTTGTTTTTTCCTTTTGCATAATTTCAATAGCCCTTGAAAGGGGTATTATTTCAGGTAAAGGGTGGCCTTTTAACAATGATTTGTCATTAATTTTATTTATGGGGGTTGCTGCAAAAAGGCATGGGGTTGAGGCTGCTTTAAATATATTTTCATAGAAAAATGCCTCAGTGTCGTCAATTGCCTTTTCTTTTCTTGCTATGTGTATTACATTCAGGAAAAGTATTTGTTCTTCACCATTATTTTTAAAAAACCTTTTTAGAGGGATTAAAAGGGTTGAAAGTGGATAGACCACAAAAACAGATTTTTTTAAAAATGAGACAGGTTTTTTCAGGGCAATCATTTTGGGGGTAATCTCTCCCCCTAAAAGCAGTATTATTGTTGCGCTTAACACAAATGCTGTTGAAATTATTGGATTAGGTTGAGGAAAAAGAGAGTATTTAAGTTTAGCGAAAAGTGAAGAAGTTAATATATTCACAGTTTCATTGCCAATTAAAATTGTGGCAAGTATAAGGTTTTTATAGTTATAAAGTTTTACTATAAGTTTTGAAGAGAGGTCTTGTTCTTCATTTAATTTTAAAATTTTCCAGGGTGTAAGGGAGAAGAAAGCAGGTTCTGTTCCTGAAAAGAGAAATGAAAAGAACAAAAGAATAATTACTTTAACAAGAAAAACTTCCATATTCAAATTTTATCATAGAAGGGGGGATAAATCCCCCCCCATTTAAATTAGTGTAAAGGCTCAAAGTTTGCAAAATCTGCCTTGTTAACTATAATTGCCTCGGTAATCCTCTTTCCGTGGTCTCCCTCTTTAGAGTGAACTGCAATCATGTGAAGCACCTCATCAGGAAGCCCAATCTTTCCTGCCAAAATTGCGCCTGAAAATGGATGCCTTAACAATTTGCCATTTCTGCTTTTTACAAACTTTCCGTCAATTCTTTCATATTCAAGGAGTTTTCCAACATCGTGCAAAAATGCCCCTGAAATAAGCAAATCCATATTTATTGGCATTTTATCTCCATAAACCTCGCTCATTGCCTTTGCCATTGCAATGGAAGTCTTTAAAACACCTTTTATGTGGTCAACCATTTTTACAGGGCAATCTGGAATTAAAAGGGTAAATGGCATTTCATACAAATCCTTTATCTCCCATCCTCCCAACTTCATTGCCTCTTCAAAGCATTTATAGGTCTTTTCTTTTAAATCACTATCCTTTATTTCTTCAATCTCTGGAAAAAGCTTTTTCAACTCCTCTCTCATAAAATCTCCTTCTTACCGTTTTTTTAGCAAATTCATAATATAAATTTTTCATTTTTTGTCAATGCAAATATATATGGTTTCATTTTTTGTTGTGTTTCTTGAGGGTTAGAATTTTTTTAGTCATAATCATATTGGTTAACCATAAAACAATGGTTATTCAAACAAATATTCCCTTATTTTGGTATTTACCTTTTCAACTGCCTTTTTAGAAAACCTGTGGCCTTCGTCTTCAAAGATTTCAAATCCAGATTCTGGTTTTAAGTTTTCAAGGGCTTTTCTATGGTCTAAAACCTCATCTTTTTTCCCTAAAAAAACAACTCCTTTAAAATTAAATGGATAATTGATTTTGAATCTTTCATAATCTTTGATTACTTCTTCTGTCATATTGATTTTTTCTTGTGTGTAATAGTTTTCGTAAACTCCCGGTTTGAAATGAATTTCAGGGGTTAAAAGAGGGTTTATTAGAAAGATTGCTTCTGCTTTTTTATAAAGGTCATAGTATTTCATTGCATAC from Thermotomaculum hydrothermale carries:
- a CDS encoding CNNM domain-containing protein, which translates into the protein MTELIIFVIAIIFEGFFSGSEIAIVSSDNGKLLNLALSGNKSAKLVLKLKENPINFLTVCLIGTNLSAATASFSGTMFILQHIPEYKNTGIFFIIPIMLTFGEIIPKTLYSKFATPISLAISRIIKFLSVLLKPAVFLLNKWSEFISSFFKREENLITREEFYHMLNREKDCLPEHLQVIINRFKGKKDIEFALFGDKK
- a CDS encoding HD domain-containing protein encodes the protein MREELKKLFPEIEEIKDSDLKEKTYKCFEEAMKLGGWEIKDLYEMPFTLLIPDCPVKMVDHIKGVLKTSIAMAKAMSEVYGDKMPINMDLLISGAFLHDVGKLLEYERIDGKFVKSRNGKLLRHPFSGAILAGKIGLPDEVLHMIAVHSKEGDHGKRITEAIIVNKADFANFEPLH
- a CDS encoding nucleotide sugar dehydrogenase, whose amino-acid sequence is MINEFLKKIEDKSLKIGVIGLGYVGLPLALAFLKKGFKVYGIDISEVKVEMLNDGISYVQDVSSDDIKKYISNGQFKVSTNYSAISKLDAVSITVPTPLSKSKNPDLSYIKHAVENILKNLKQKPFLIVLESTTYPGTTREFIVEELTKKGMKAGEEIFVAFSPERVDPGNKHYSIENTPKILGGYSENCLKAASTLYQKIIEKIVKVDTLEEAEMAKLLENTFRAVNIALVNELTLMCDRMGINIWNVIKAASTKPYGFMPFYPGPGIGGHCIPLDPEYLLWKGKTVGFYNRFIELAADINANMPRFVVEKTIRILNNFGKPLNRAKILILGVTYKKDVSDLRESPAFDIIKLLNSYNAIVNYSDPFHSKLYFEGEMYSSVELKPENLELFDLAIMITNHSAFNLKEIAENSKAILDTRNAFDGINKENIFKL
- a CDS encoding CNNM domain-containing protein; this encodes MEVFLVKVIILLFFSFLFSGTEPAFFSLTPWKILKLNEEQDLSSKLIVKLYNYKNLILATILIGNETVNILTSSLFAKLKYSLFPQPNPIISTAFVLSATIILLLGGEITPKMIALKKPVSFLKKSVFVVYPLSTLLIPLKRFFKNNGEEQILFLNVIHIARKEKAIDDTEAFFYENIFKAASTPCLFAATPINKINDKSLLKGHPLPEIIPLSRAIEIMQKEKTNILTIDESGSISGVITRKNLINYFTYTGIKNYLYEENTINGEMPVSLFEYHFDTRLNQNRFKTINGYVFNLFGRLPEEGEEISDNKFRFKVLEIKNNFIHKLKVEKLHD
- a CDS encoding YqiA/YcfP family alpha/beta fold hydrolase, whose product is MDKEKVLVLHGFASIGKPFYNDTGIDYITPTFDYTDLEGTLKRMKEIIEENKIDVIVGKSTGGWYAMKYYDLYKKAEAIFLINPLLTPEIHFKPGVYENYYTQEKINMTEEVIKDYERFKINYPFNFKGVVFLGKKDEVLDHRKALENLKPESGFEIFEDEGHRFSKKAVEKVNTKIREYLFE